A genomic stretch from Aedes albopictus strain Foshan chromosome 2, AalbF5, whole genome shotgun sequence includes:
- the LOC115258615 gene encoding myotubularin-related protein DDB_G0290005-like, with amino-acid sequence MYAAAGGASLASRQARKKQAAQNTKNKATNQQILREKLAAKAVTTPTKSKQFHQLPASYLRAPHQHHRKLSAGYTTVPGFDQHQKSLVPISEQSSSSHGAHPPHTPHHHHHHHHHHPGHPGPCYAVHGPSGGSAGASGTAAAAHPPFPKPTGFREYDKLVRRQQLTKSATATLPLVSQAQDLTPPQTPTATLCFADQQHQRSTLHLASPNPNTFSQPLHLQIPTNDPIIITPATPQATPPGKLNLPLTSTTADDAAEGQPLTPTPGALERKCSVYRSRSKHDPLDEHLFYNQTTISSQQQQHEAAYYAQHQLPNGDQQQLQSYVCKWDTEYYCCDAEHRQLGVCTCDHIEVTYSHSNANVPSQPNPTKVRSSAIPCARIHQSIIPPSQMESLLFVALSVRCLLF; translated from the coding sequence ATGTATGCAGCAGCCGGAGGTGCCTCGTTGGCCTCCCGCCAGGCCCGCAAGAAACAAGCCGCCCAGAACACCAAGAACAAGGCCACCAACCAGCAGATCCTCCGGGAGAAGCTCGCTGCCAAGGCGGTCACCACACCGACCAAAAGTAAACAATTTCACCAGTTACCTGCCTCGTATCTCCGGGCGCCCCACCAGCACCATCGGAAGCTCAGCGCCGGCTACACGACAGTTCCCGGTTTCGATCAGCACCAGAAATCGTTGGTACCTATCAGTGAACAATCTTCTTCATCCCATGGAGCTCATCCGCCTCATACGCCCCATCATCaccaccatcaccatcatcaccatcCGGGTCATCCGGGTCCATGCTATGCCGTTCATGGACCATCGGGCGGAAGTGCCGGTGCAAGTGGCACCGCCGCTGCCGCCCATCCCCCATTCCCAAAACCAACCGGATTCCGCGAATACGACAAACTGGTAAGACGTCAACAGCTAACCAAGTCCGCAACCGCCACATTGCCACTGGTCTCACAAGCACAAGATCTAACACCACCACAAACGCCTACCGCTACCCTCTGCTTCGCCGATCAACAACATCAGCGCTCCACACTTCATCTCGCCAGCCCAAATCCCAACACATTCTCACAGCCCCTTCACCTACAAATACCCACCAACGATCCGATCATAATTACACCGGCCACACCGCAGGCCACTCCACCGGGCAAGCTCAACCTACCGCTCACCTCTACAaccgccgatgacgccgccgaggGACAACCGCTGACCCCGACTCCGGGAGCGCTGGAGCGCAAGTGCAGCGTCTACCGGAGCCGTAGTAAGCACGACCCGCTCGACGAACACCTGTTCTACAACCAAACGACAAtaagcagccagcagcagcagcacgagGCCGCATACTACGCGCAGCATCAGCTTCCGAACGGCGATCAGCAGCAGCTGCAGTCCTACGTCTGCAAGTGGGACACCGAGTACTACTGCTGTGACGCCGAACACCGGCAGCTGGGCGTCTGTACCTGTGATCACATCGAGGTAACGTATAGTCACTCTAATGCAAATGTTCCATCCCAACCCAACCCCACTAAAGTCCGTTCGTCAGCAATTCCCTGTGCACGCATCCATCAGTCCATAATCCCACCTTCCCAAATGGAAAGCTTACTGTTTGTTGCCCTCAGTGTTCGATGTTTACTATTTTAG